The genomic stretch ATTCTAAGAGAAGTCATTTCGCCCGTGCGAGTTCGAGCACCGCTGAGCAGTGAATCCTCGCGGCTGTACCTAGCTGTGAGATACTTATCGCCTCTTCCGGCTGATGATACCGCGCGAGTGCGCCTTTCTCCCCTGGCCCGACGCAGACGACAGGAACTCCGACCTCCTTGGCAATGGTATTGTCATCGGCCTCCGAGAGCCCGCAGACGAGCGAAGGTTCTTTTCCAGTGTAGTAGGTGTTCCATTTTCGCGTCACCTTGGCGAGCTCGCTGTTTGCCTGCGTCATATGAGGAAGGTACGGGTCGCCAGACCCCACTTTGAGTCGGACTTCCACTTTGCTATTGAGCTTGAGCTTCTTGATGGTCGCTTCGATTTCTATGCTGATGTCATATGGTTTTCCCGGAACTGTGGCCCTCATCATACGGATGTGGCACTTCTCAGGAACGCTGTAGCTTGTACTATTGCCAGATATTCCAAGAACCAGTTGGCTCTCCCTTAGCGGACTGCTGTTGTCAGACATGACGCCTTGCGCAGATCGCATCCCCATCTTATCGAGCGCGGTGACGATCTTCGCCGCGTCGGAGATCGCATTCACCCCAAGTCGAGGCGTTGACCCGTGCGCGGACCTTCCGCTGACCCAGATGTCGTAGTATGACCCGCCTCGCCTTCCTATTGTGATCACATCAAGGCTGCCGATCCCTTCTCCGACGATGACCGCCTTCGCATTCCGGAACCTGCCCGCGCTGATGAGCGTCCT from Candidatus Thermoplasmatota archaeon encodes the following:
- a CDS encoding M20/M25/M40 family metallo-hydrolase — encoded protein: MAVKGSSNEYIDIAESIDERELLELCRELIRIPSVYRDEERIAKFIASRLDKWKLAPELVPVEGYGPSVVARIGPRNRPAIVLNGHMDTVEVKDGWKHDPFGAKVEKGMLYGLGSLDMKCGLASLMLAFRTIAHSNRRLDCSIVFQAVSGEEENSAGTRTLISAGRFRNAKAVIVGEGIGSLDVITIGRRGGSYYDIWVSGRSAHGSTPRLGVNAISDAAKIVTALDKMGMRSAQGVMSDNSSPLRESQLVLGISGNSTSYSVPEKCHIRMMRATVPGKPYDISIEIEATIKKLKLNSKVEVRLKVGSGDPYLPHMTQANSELAKVTRKWNTYYTGKEPSLVCGLSEADDNTIAKEVGVPVVCVGPGEKGALARYHQPEEAISISQLGTAARIHCSAVLELARAK